One region of Hemiscyllium ocellatum isolate sHemOce1 chromosome 32, sHemOce1.pat.X.cur, whole genome shotgun sequence genomic DNA includes:
- the LOC132830740 gene encoding uncharacterized protein LOC132830740, whose amino-acid sequence MIAITKSGIIPPRQPAIAHLNNQSDPTRQPATSHPHNRPQPTPTTGHSPPRQPATAHPDNRPHPTPTTGHIPPRQPVRPHHDNPPQPTTTTRHSPPRQPATAHPDNRPQPTRQPATSHPDNPPQPTRQPATSHPDNPPQPTPTTGHIPLKPATSHPDNPPQPTRQPATSHPDNPPQPTRQPATSHPDNPPQPTPTTRHSPPRQPATSHSNQPHPTPISYIQPQPATSNPNQPHPTPTTAAPTPPATAGGSGVGAGTGLTNPEDAPAHRQQTPTPNPALKLIMAPVTAPPRQQGGGQNERPRPALEPE is encoded by the exons ATGATAGCGATAACAAAGTCGGGTATCATCCCACCCCGACAACCAGCCATAGCCCACCTCAACAACCAGTCAGACCCCACCCGACAACCGGCCACATCCCACCCCCACAACCGGCCACAGCCCACCCCGACAACCGGCCACAGCCCACCCCGACAACCGGCCACAGCCCACCCCGACAACCGGCCACATCCCACCCCGACAACCGGCCACATCCCACCCCGACAACCGGTCAGACCCCACCACGACAACCCGCCACAGCCCACCACGACAACCCGCCACAGCCCACCCCGACAACCCGCCACAGCCCACCCCGACAACCGGCCACAGCCCACCCGACAACCGGCCACATCCCACCCCGACAACCCGCCACAGCCCACCCGACAACCGGCCACATCCCACCCCGACAACCCGCCACAGCCCACCCCGACAACCGGCCACATCCCACTCAAACCAGCCACATCCCACCCCGACAACCCGCCACAGCCCACCCGACAACCGGCCACATCCCACCCCGACAACCCGCCACAGCCCACCCGACAACCGGCCACATCCCACCCCGACAACCCGCCACAGCCCACCCCGACAACCCGCCACAGCCCACCCCGACAACCTGCCACATCCCACTCAAACCAGCCACATCCCACCCCAATCAGCTACATCCAACCCCAACCGGCCACATCCAACCCCAACCAGCCACATCCCACCCCGACAACCG CAGCCCCCACTCCTCCTGCTACCGCCGGAGGGTCGGGGGTCGGGGCCGGGACCGGGCTCACAAACCCCGAGGATGCCCCCGCCCACCGACAGCAGACCCCGACCCCGAACCCAGCCCTCAAGCTCATCATGGCCCCGGTGACAGCTCCACCGCGACAGCAAGGCGGAGGACAGAATGAACGGCCACGGCCGGCACTGGAGCCGGAGTAG